The sequence GGCAGGCTTTTGCATCATTGATGGTGACTTTCACTTTACTGGTCTCTACAGGATCAAGTTTAAGGATCCGCTTGTAACCGATCGTGGTTGCTTCGGCCACTTTTTGCCAGCTGCCATCCTTCCAGACTTCCACAGTAAAGGATTTTACTCGCTGTCCCAGTTTAATGTATTCCTGTAATACAACGTATTTTATAGTGGCTGGATTCGCCAGGCTGATTTCCAGGGAAGCCGTTGTCTGGTTATCATCCGTCGCCCAATAGGTCTCCTTATTTCCGTCGGTCACTTGGCCTGCGGCAAAAGTTGCAGATTTACCCCTGGTATTACTTGCTTTCACAACGGCTTTTAAGGCAATATTATGCGCAAATTCTTTGTTGAGAATGGCCCTGAAGCCCTGTAAGGATTTTACATCATTCTCATGGAACAGTCCACGCCGGTCAGGTGGTATATTCAATAATAAGGTAGATCCCCTGCCAACAGAAGTGAGGTAGATATCAAACAAATTTTCAGGAGTCCGGACCTTGCTGTCTTCCGTAGCATGGTAAAACCAACCCGGACGGATGGATACATCCACTTCCGCGGGAATCCATTTTTTTCCATCGGGTGAACCGGTTCCAAGCAGGTCTTCTATACCAGCTTTCCCGGCATATAGGGTGTCATCAGAAATAGTATTCCAGTTGGTTTCACCGGCAATGCCTCTTTCATTACCGACCCATCTTACACCCGGACCAGCGTCACTGAAAAAGATCACATTGGGCTGCATCTGGCGGATCTGTTGCAGGGTAGTTGGCCAGTCATAATAGGTGGCCCCGTTAATCTGTCTTTTTTCATTGGCTCCCCCATAATATCCATCGCCGCCATTGGCACCATCAAACCACATTTCAAACACATCGCCATAATTGGTAAAAAGCTCTTTCAACTGGTTCCGGTAATAGGTAAGGTAGGAAGGCTTTCCATAATCTGCACGGTTCCGGTCCCAGGGTGACAAATACACCCCAAACTTCAAACCATACTTCCGGGCTGCAGTGCTTGCCTCTTTTACGATGTCGCCTTTCCCATTTTTATACGGACTGTTTTTCACTGAATGTTCTGTATAAGCAGATGGCCACAAACAAAACCCGTCATGGTGCTTACAGGTCAGGATCATAGTCTTAAACCCTGCATCCTTCAAAGTTTTTGCCCACTGGTCGGTATTTACCTGGGTTGGATTGAAAATGGCCTCCTTTTCATCGCCAAAACCCCATTCCTTGTCCGTAAATGTATTGGTGGTAAAGTGTATAAAGGCATTCATTTCCATTTCATGCCATTGCAATTGTGCAGGTGTTGGCAATGGCAAAACAGGTTCCGGGGCAAGTATTTTTTTACTTTGGGACTGTACGGTAGTTAAGCCCGAGAGCGATAACAAGACTATCAACCAATACTTTATCATGGCAGTTTTTTAAGCTCTACAAATTAAGAGCATTTCAAACCAATCAGTTCAATCCATGGGCTGAAATCTTTGTGATTTGAGGGCTGGGATCAATATTCACCCGATAATGGGTAAAATTGAGAAACTACACGGGTTTTGCCAGTGAATATATCCTGGGCAAAAGGTCAGATAGCTTTGTGGGTTAAAGACTGTATAAAAATGAAAAATAATCAGTAACTGGCAGCATATATGGAAACAACAAATTTTAATTGTCAACCCACACACCTTGCAGACGACCTGATCTGGCTTGCCCCCTTGCAGGCAGGTGATTTTGAACAGTTGTATGCAGTGGGTTCGGACCCGCTGATCTGGGCCGGGCATCCACAACTTGACCGCTACAAAAAAGAGAAATTCCAGGTTTACTTTGACGAAGCAGTAAAAGGGAAAAATGCCTTACTGGTTTTTGACAAGGCATCCAACGAGCTGATCGGCAGTTCAAGGTTTTATGCTTTCCAGCCGGAAATTTCAAGGGTCGCCATCGGCTATACCTTTTTAGCCCACAAATATTGGGGTGGCAGGTATAACCTTGCGATGAAAACACTCATGCTCAACCATGCCTTTACTACGGTAGAATCTGTAGTGTTCCATATTGGCGCTACCAATATCCGGTCACAGAAAGCTGTTGAGAAAATTGGTGCCAATAAAATCAGTAGTGAAGGGTTTATCTTTAATAATTCCCCCATCCCCTATTTTGAGTACGAGATCAGGAAAGCCAAATGGATTTCCCCAACCTGATTATTTCAATGAAATAGTGTCTGTATTTCCAAGGCATTTGAATTGCAGTTCCACTTTCGGCGATTCACCATCATTGAACCCGCAATCAAAAATTATCGTATGGTTGGTGGGTGCAACAACCGGCGGAAGGGCAGCTAAACGGTGGCTCCCCTTCGGTTTGCCGTTTTCATCATAGATCCGGATGTCCATACTACCATCACAAACAATACTTTCACCTGCTTTGAGTTCAATGGGCAAATTAATTTCGGCATAATTATCCACCATCATTTTTAGATTCCTGATGCTACCCGATTTACCTGCCACATTCAGGCGGAACTGCAAGGGTTGTTCTTTGGCTTCCTGGGTATAAGCCCATTTGGTATAAGTTGGTTCTCCAGGTTGGCGTTCAAATTTTTCCCTTGTAAATACAGGCGATTGAACATATTGAGACAGCATCCATTTCCGGTCTGCTACTTTTTCCAGGTGAAATTCATTCTTTGGGTTTTTTAATAGTTCCTGCTGGGCGGCGGAAAAGCCCTGGCTCGTCCTTACGGTTTCCCATTCCCGGATCGCATCCAGCAGCGCCGGAGCAAGGGGATTGGAGCGCAGGGCTTTGGGACGTGCCACCATCGCAAAACCTGCGTTATAGCCTGCAGCCCGGGCGAGCATCCATTCCATTTCAGCCATTGTAGTGGTCTCGGATAACAGGTACCAGCCAAGCATGTGCGGCATATAATTCCTATCGAACAAGCCCTGGTTATCGATCCGGTATTGCTGCATACTTTCCTTGAATCCCCCGTACCATGGTTCGCCCCAATTGTAATAAGATCCGATATTCCAGAAATAGGTTTTACTTAGGCTGGTCCCACAAATAAATTCATGGTCCATATTATCATACACATCTTTTGCGAAGAGCTCAATGGCATAGTCACCCTCGCCTGAAGCAAGGGCACCTTCATGGCCGTCAAAATCAAAATGGTCAACGCCGGTTTCATTGAACAGTTTTGCCATGTTTCGGGCAATTTCCCTTTGGAGATCAAGGTTAGGAAAGAATACCTGGTAGGCATGGTCAAACAACTTGCCAACCGGTTCACCTTTTTTGTGGGCAGATATGGCAGTACCAAAAGCACCACGCTGGCAATCTAGTAATTTATACGGGGCCTGCGTTGTTACCGATTTATAACGAATCAGTTCCCTGCCGATTTTCACCGTGTGCAGGTTATTGTTTTTTTCCTGGTTGAAATACCCGGGCGAAGAAACTTCTATTTCCCTTTGTTGAGCATCAATATCCGATACCAATGGTGCTGAACCGGTTTGGCTCAACCTGTCATCGGGCACGGGTGTTACATAAGGGTCATCTGTATTGATAAAATTGGTGAGGGTATGCACCCCAAAAAATAATCCGGCAGCATGTGCTTTATCAACAGCCTGCTTTAATCCGGCTTTGCCATTCGGGAACGCCTCTTCATTCAGGATATAATGCCCCCATGTCTTGAACGGTCCTTCATGGTACAGTGAAACCAATCCGGCCCGCTTCGTGTACCCGATCATTTCATCCACATCCTTTTCGCCAAAAGATGAAATCAGGTAGGACTTGCCAAATATGGGTGACTTTTTAAACCATATTTTATTGATGGTTGGAAAAGGAAGTTTTTCTGCAATCGTGATCACTTCCAACTGGTCAAGGGTTTTATTTGTTGCACAGGAAAACATAGCTATTTTGCTGCCGACAACCGTCTCACCCTTTATAGCAGGCACTGGCATATTTTTGAATTCACCACCCCATGCGTCAACATAGCGGTCGCGGTTACGGTTAATCGTATAGGCCTGAAGGGTACTACCCCAGCGATGTGGCCTGGCAGCAATACCCCGCTCCCACGTACTGCCTTCTGAATTAGGGAAATCGCCACCCAGTGTTTTCAGGGTTAACACCTGCATGCCGATGGCCATTTCGGCATCCCGCACCACTCCGATTACTTCACCTACTGTGGTATTAACCGTGGTGGGAAATGGTCCCCATATGATGGCATCAATATTTTTCTCCGGTACCGCTTTCACAATCTCGAAGACGAGGTAGCCATTTTTTGGCACTGCTTTTATATCAATGCTTACTCCGGTTGGCGGGTATTTAAGCTGGATTATACCA comes from Flavihumibacter fluvii and encodes:
- a CDS encoding alpha-L-fucosidase, encoding MIKYWLIVLLSLSGLTTVQSQSKKILAPEPVLPLPTPAQLQWHEMEMNAFIHFTTNTFTDKEWGFGDEKEAIFNPTQVNTDQWAKTLKDAGFKTMILTCKHHDGFCLWPSAYTEHSVKNSPYKNGKGDIVKEASTAARKYGLKFGVYLSPWDRNRADYGKPSYLTYYRNQLKELFTNYGDVFEMWFDGANGGDGYYGGANEKRQINGATYYDWPTTLQQIRQMQPNVIFFSDAGPGVRWVGNERGIAGETNWNTISDDTLYAGKAGIEDLLGTGSPDGKKWIPAEVDVSIRPGWFYHATEDSKVRTPENLFDIYLTSVGRGSTLLLNIPPDRRGLFHENDVKSLQGFRAILNKEFAHNIALKAVVKASNTRGKSATFAAGQVTDGNKETYWATDDNQTTASLEISLANPATIKYVVLQEYIKLGQRVKSFTVEVWKDGSWQKVAEATTIGYKRILKLDPVETSKVKVTINDAKACPVISAIELY
- a CDS encoding GNAT family N-acetyltransferase — protein: METTNFNCQPTHLADDLIWLAPLQAGDFEQLYAVGSDPLIWAGHPQLDRYKKEKFQVYFDEAVKGKNALLVFDKASNELIGSSRFYAFQPEISRVAIGYTFLAHKYWGGRYNLAMKTLMLNHAFTTVESVVFHIGATNIRSQKAVEKIGANKISSEGFIFNNSPIPYFEYEIRKAKWISPT